In Actinopolyspora saharensis, the genomic window GCCACCGCCGTCGGTCCCGTCAAGTCGATCATACGCAGGATCATCGGGGCGAGTCTCGCTCTCGCGATTACCGTGCTGCTGGTCTACATCGACCGGGGAGGCTACAGCGACACGGACGGCACGCCGCTGAGTGTGCTGGATGCCCTCTACTACGCCACCGTTTCGCTGTCGACCACCGGGTACGGTGACATCGCTCCGGTGTCGACCTCGGCGAGGCTGGTGAACGTACTGGTCATCACCCCCTTGCGGGTACTGTTTCTGATCGTGCTGGTTGGCACCACTCTGGAGGTGCTCACCGAGCGCTCGCGTCAGGCACTGAAGATCCAACACTGGAGGTCCAGGGTGCGCGACCACGTGGTCGTCATCGGGTACGGCACCAAGGGAAGAGCCGCGGTGACCGCGCTGCTCGGGGACGGGGTCGAAGCGGGCAACATCGTGGTCGTCGACACGGAGCCGACTGCCCTGGAAGCGGCGTCCTCGCTCGGTCTGGTGACCGTCAACGGCTCCGGTACTCGTTCGGACGTCCTCCGGGTGGCGGGCATTCCGCGCGCCAGGGCGGTGGTGGTGGCCCCGCCCCGCGACGACACCGCCGTGCTGGTTACGCTCACCTCGCGCGAGCTCGCGCCCAAGGCGCAGATCGTGGCGGCCGTGCGGGAGGCCGAGAACGTCCACCTGCTCCGGCAGTCCGGGGCCGACTCGGTGGTCATCTCCAGCGAGACCTCGGGAAGGCTGCTCGGGATGGCGACCTCGACCCCCTCGGTGGTCGAGATGTTCGAGGACCTGCTCAGCCCCGATCTCGGGCTGGCCATCGCCGAGCGGGAGGTCGACAGGACCGAGGTCGGGGGATCCCCCCGGCACCTCTCCGACATCGTGCTGGGCCTGGTCCGGGACGGGCAGCTCTACCGGGTGGACGCCCCGGAGGCCGACGCGATCGAGGAGGGGGACCGTCTGCTGTACGTGAAGAAGGTGGCGAACTCCTAAAGCAGCTCCGACCCGTTCGGGCGGAGAGCGGGGGAAGGGGAGTCGAGCGCGCCCACGTGGTGTTTTCCCGTGATCTCGTACGGGCGAACAGAAGAACACCGTCGTGATCTGGGGCGTTGCCGCCGCCCTGCCGATATTCGGAAGTGACGGAGGGCACAGTCGCCGCGTTCGCGGCGCTGTGCCGCCCGACCGGACAGCCCGAATCGGCACGAGACGGAAAGTGGTGACCGCGCGCTCGATGGAACGCACCCAGGTTTTCTGGATAACCCCGGAAGACGACACCAGACAGCACGCGACGTTGTGCGAACCTCCCGCCGAGGGCGGGAAGGTGGAGGTCCTCGGCGGGCACGCCCCCGTGCTCGCTCCGGAAGCGCGGGACCGGCGGGGATGCCAGATGTGGCACACCCGGCCGTTCTGCGAGGAGTGCTTCACGGCTTACCTGAAGCTGCCGATCGCTCGGCCGGAATGGAAGTCGTGATCGGCATGGGCGAGCGCCACTACTGGCTTCCGGTGAGCAGTCGGGGCGAGCCCCGGATGATTCGCCACGCGTTCCGCGGGAGCCGCTGGGAGGGGCGTCCGGCGGGGACCTCGGTGTGCGGCGTGCCGTGTGCGATGGCCGAGCCCAACGAGCTGGACTGGTTCCAGGCCCCTACCTGCCGGGCCTGCACCGAAGTCCTGATAGCGGAGCAGGACGTGGCCCGGCACGGCGAGGGCGGCGAATGACCAGGCGTTTGTCGCCCGCCCCTCGGCGAGCTCCGCGCTGCTTCCGAGGTGCCGGCTCGGGTGACCGGCACCTCGGCCGCTCAAGCGGGATTCCCGCTGTGAGCTCCCATCCGCGGCGTCGTCCCGGCGGTCGCCCGTGAACGGGTGATCCGCTCATCGGCCGAGCGAGCTGCCCCGTCACGTGGGCGGATCCACGACGACTGCTTCAACTCACGTCGCTCGCGTCCGCCGCCCAGGTGTTGCACTCGCTGGTGTTGTTGCGCTTGTATCCGGTCTCCATCCAGCTGCCGTAGTGCTGCGGACTGCCGTGGTCACGTGGTTGGTTCCCCCGGTCGCCGCGGTTGTACCCGTCCTGGATGCCGTTCCACGCAGCTTGCGTGCCCAGCGAGTTCGTCCGCTCGGCGCTGGCGAGGTACTGCCCGGCGAAGCACTGGGCCTGCAGCTCGCTGCGCCTGCTCAACGCCAGGGCCTCCGGCGTCTCGTAACCTCCGGTCTCGTAGGCCTCGTTCTGCCAGGCGACCATGATGCCGGAGAGGTTCTGGACGTGATGGCCGTACTCGTGGGCGAAGACCCCGAGGTAGACACCGGGCTGGTTTCCGTAGACATCGGTCTGCAGTCCGGCGAACGGCATGTAGATCGTCCGGTTGCTGCCGCAGTAGAAGGCCGAGACGTTCTCCGACTTCGAGACCGAACCGCACGGACTGGACCAGTTGCCTCCGCTGGGGAAGACGAGTTCGGGAGGTTCGAACGGCAGGCCGGCCTGGCTCAGCACGCTGCTCCACGCCTCGTTCAGGCACGGGAGCGCCGCGCGGAAGAAGCGTTGCGAGGCCTGCGGATTGGTGCGCCACTCGGGAAGGTCGCACTGCACGTCCGGGACGGGGACGGCCGTCATGGCCAGCGGGTTGTCCGCGGTCTTGCGCACCGGTCGCGGTCCCGTCGCCGAGGTGGTCGGCGAGGTCGCCGTGCCCGACGGGCCACTTCCGGATTCGGTCGTGGTGCCCCCGTACTCGGTGTCGTTCTCCCCGGTGGCCGTGTCACCGAGATCGCCGGTCTCGCGGTACTCGTAGGTGCTGTAGTCGTACCCGCTTCCGGCGGAGGTGCTCGTCTCCGAGGCTAATGTGGACAGTGCTATGCCCATCGGCATCACGATCAGCAGCAGAAAGCCGCACACCAGCGGAATGATGATCGCCGCCGGATTGGTCCGCTTGCGGGGCGGCGCGGGGCCCCGGTAGCCCGGAGGCACGGGTCCGGGGAAGCGCTGCGGTGCCGTCGGGGGGACGGCTCCGGGAGGCACGGATCCCGGCGGGGGTGTCACCTGCTGCGGAGGCGGTGCGGGCCGCGGTGTCGGTTGGGCGTGCGGAGGAGGACCGTACCCGGGAGGCGGGGCGTTCGGATGCGCCCGCGGCCCGCCCTGCTGCGGCCAGCCCTGCTGCGGTCCGGGTGGACGTGCCGGTGGCGGGGTGGGCGCTTGGGGGCCGGGCCCCTGGGCGGGGTGCTGCGGAAGCGGTCTGGCCATCGGCGGTGCCGTCGGCCTGCGGTGCTGGTCCGGACCCGGTTGGTTCGGGGGACCTCCCGACGGCCACGGTGGACCCGGTGGTTGCCGCGGAGGTGTCACCGCTGCACCTCCCATCCGAACGGGACTGTCCTGAGGGCGCCGCTGCTCGAGCTCTCCGTCGACGCAGCGAGGCACCGGCTCACGCGCCGGGCACCCGTCCGGCTGCGCGAAGTTCCGTCACGGGCCCGAAAAGGACCCGGGAGTAACCGGTCGCGAGTAGATCGCGACGTCTTCATAGTGCTTCCCCCTGCTCGCTGAAGCGAATTCGGCGAAAACACTACCCACTGTTCGCTATCGTTCGTGGCGTGTTGAGAAAACGGTTCCTGTTCTCCTGTGCCGTGGTGGCACTGGCGGCCCTGATCGCCTGCTTGCCCCAGGTGCGCCAATCGGCCGTCGCCCAGACCGGGGAAGACGGAGTGACCAGTGACGTCTCCCTGAAGCTCGAACGTGACGGAAAGCTGTCCGTCACGGAACGCGTGGTGGTG contains:
- a CDS encoding potassium channel family protein — its product is MPATAVGPVKSIIRRIIGASLALAITVLLVYIDRGGYSDTDGTPLSVLDALYYATVSLSTTGYGDIAPVSTSARLVNVLVITPLRVLFLIVLVGTTLEVLTERSRQALKIQHWRSRVRDHVVVIGYGTKGRAAVTALLGDGVEAGNIVVVDTEPTALEAASSLGLVTVNGSGTRSDVLRVAGIPRARAVVVAPPRDDTAVLVTLTSRELAPKAQIVAAVREAENVHLLRQSGADSVVISSETSGRLLGMATSTPSVVEMFEDLLSPDLGLAIAEREVDRTEVGGSPRHLSDIVLGLVRDGQLYRVDAPEADAIEEGDRLLYVKKVANS
- a CDS encoding neutral zinc metallopeptidase, producing the protein MARPLPQHPAQGPGPQAPTPPPARPPGPQQGWPQQGGPRAHPNAPPPGYGPPPHAQPTPRPAPPPQQVTPPPGSVPPGAVPPTAPQRFPGPVPPGYRGPAPPRKRTNPAAIIIPLVCGFLLLIVMPMGIALSTLASETSTSAGSGYDYSTYEYRETGDLGDTATGENDTEYGGTTTESGSGPSGTATSPTTSATGPRPVRKTADNPLAMTAVPVPDVQCDLPEWRTNPQASQRFFRAALPCLNEAWSSVLSQAGLPFEPPELVFPSGGNWSSPCGSVSKSENVSAFYCGSNRTIYMPFAGLQTDVYGNQPGVYLGVFAHEYGHHVQNLSGIMVAWQNEAYETGGYETPEALALSRRSELQAQCFAGQYLASAERTNSLGTQAAWNGIQDGYNRGDRGNQPRDHGSPQHYGSWMETGYKRNNTSECNTWAADASDVS